The Electrophorus electricus isolate fEleEle1 chromosome 24, fEleEle1.pri, whole genome shotgun sequence DNA window CTTTAGTCTGCAACTGTAGTATGTATTTTTCATTACtgatgatagtgtgtgtgtgtgtgttcaggtataaaGAGAAACATCAGGTACAGCTGTATGGGCGAGGTTTCATTGCAGGCATCGACCTCAAGCAGCAAAAAAGAGACCAGTCTCGTTTCTATGGTGACCTCATGGAGAAGAGGCGCACTATGGAGGAAAAGGAGCAAGAAGAGTGAGTTTCTTCCTCCCTGCCTCCTTCTTTCACATGCGCCCAAATGAGCCGTCCTCTTCCTCGTCATACTCCGCCATGGGGGGGTGTCTGGAGCACGTGGCGCTTAGTTACCGTAGCCATGTCAACCggtgtgtctgtgcaggcaGCGTCTGAAGAAGATGCGGAAGAAGGAGGCCAAGCAGCGGTGGGACGATCGGCACTGGTCCCAGAAGAAGCTGGACGAGATGACGGACAGGGACTGGCGCATCTTTCGCGAGGACTACAGCATCACCACCAAGGGCGGCAAGATACCCAACCCCATCCGCAACTGGAAGGAGTACGACCTGCCCGCCCACATCCTGGAGGTCATCGACAAGTGTGGTTACAAGGTGGGGCGTTGCGCCGCTAGCCCGTTTTGATACAGTCGTTGGTTGATGTCGACGCGGTTAAATGCgtcttcttcttttctgtccTGCTGTTTTGTCAGGACCCAACACCCATCCAGAGACAGGCCATTCCTATTGGCTTGCAGAACCGTGACATCATTGGCGTGGCCGAAACCGGTAGCGGTAAAACTGCTGCCTTCCTCATTCCCTTGTTGGTATGGATCACCACACTTCCAAAGATTGACAGGTGAGAGGAGTCAGTGCTGTCTTCATTTGTCCTCATTCTTTGTAGAATTCTTTGGCTTTTGTATGATGCAGCTTTGCTATGAGGTACACAGTCTTATTAGTGAAacttttagaattttttttttgtttaaattgctACTGCCTAGGTAGGttagcgcgtgtgtgtgtgtgtgtgtgtgcgtgtgtgtgtgtgtgtgtttcaggcttGAGGACTCTGATCAGGGCCCATATGCTGTGATCTTGGCCCCAACCCGTGAATTAGCCCAGCAGATCGAAGAGGAGACCATCAAGTTTGGCAAACCTCTGGGCATCCGCACAgtggctgtgattggtggaatCTCCAGAGAGGACCAGGGTTTCAGACTCCGGATGGGCTGTGAGGTCAGCCACTACATTAgtttcttcctgtctgtgttaatgtaattaagtgtgtgtgtggtttttttgttttgatttgttttttttaatttatgcaagtttatttattgcatgtagaatatatatttatatataaaatatagttgTACACTTTTATAAGGAAGTCATACTTCCTGGAGGGTGGTTTTATTTAAGAAAttgttatttaacaaatgtcattcatttgtttttaaaatattgtctgTACTACAGACAGTTTGATCTACTACAGACAATTTGAACTACTTGATCTGAGGGCTTGTTTTCGTCTTCATCCTCAGATCGTGATCGCCACACCCGGTCGTCTGATCGACGTGCTTGAGAACCGCTACCTGGTGCTCAGCAGGTGCACGTACGTGGTACTGGACGAGGCTGACAGGATGATTGACATGGGCTTCGAACCCGACGTTCAGAAGATTCTGGAACACATTCCTGTGACCAATCAGAAACCAGACACAGACGAAGCGGAGGATCCAGAGAAGATGACGTTGAACTTTGAGTCTGGCAAGCACAAGTACAGACAGGTCAGAAGAACCATGTATTGAACACCAATGCAAAACACGGCATTCCAAAACACAAACGTGGAACTAACGTCCGTGAACTAGCTGAGCGATTCCATACGACCACAGTATCAAGAACTGAAGCTGAAAGTGTACAAAATTCCACTTAAGACAAAATCTTTATGCTTCCTGATAATTTTCTCCTTTCATCCCTAGATTTTTCTAACTTGCTACATTTGTCGTTTTGCGTGTCGTTATTCCGTTGTAGACGGTCATGTTCACAGCTACCATGCCTCCTGCCGTGGAACGACTGGCCAGAAGCTACCTGCGGCGCCCTGCGGTGGTGTACATCGGCTCTGCGGGCAAACCGCACGAGAGGGTGGAACAGAAGGTCATCCTCATGTCAGAGGGCGAGAAGAGGTCGGGAACGTCTGGCGCGTCCTTTCCCAACACTTTCCCAGTGTGTGTACCCGTGTCATATCTGGGTTTTCATTGTTCATGTACACCCCTAACAGGAAGAAGCTTCTGGAAGTCCTCTCGCACGGCTTCGAGCCGCCCATCATCATCTTCGTCAACCAGAAGAAGGGCTGCGACGTGTTGGCCAAGTCTTTGGAGAAGATGGGGGTGAGTCACCAAGTCTTGCCCAGCGCTCCTGTGGTGTTTCCGATTTAGCCAGGTGAGTAGAGCAGAGGTTCCTGACCTTGTGACCTTTGTGTCCAACCCCCCCCCAGTACAACGCTTGCACACTGCACGGTGGAAAaggacaggagcagagagagtTTGCCCTTTCCAACCTGAAGGCGGGCGCCAAAGACATCCTGGTGGCCACGGATGTGGCTGGCAGAGGTATCGACATCCAGGATGTCTCCATGGTTGTCAACTACGACATGGCCAAGAACATCGAGGGTGAGTCTACTACCCGGTTTGAAGTTCCTCTTAGACTTAAGGCTTCTTCTTATTGCTTTAAATTTTGCCCAGAAAAATACGAACACCTAAGATTGTTTTGtacatgaatgtttttaaagtggCACTAATAAGCTACTTTATCAGAAACCCATCTTGGGGAGCACTCGTGGGTGACTGTTACCACGTACAGTTTGGGTTGGTCATCGTCTAGACCCTCCTGTGTCCCAGACCACAGGACCACCATTTTATAGCTCGAGCACTGAGAAATTGGCGATACCGATAGAGAGGCTACAGCGTGTTGCTTTTTGTTAGGACTTTGTGTGCGAAAGTTAAGTCTAACTGATTTAAAGTGGAAGGTGTGTATGGTATCAATATAGCCACGGTCCAGCGAACGCGTAGGACGGTGCGTTAAGCTGTTCACGAATCTCTACAAATGGGGTGCAAGATGTACAAGTTCAGTGCTGTCATGGAGACTAGCAAAGACGGTCCCGTTTACTGTCCCGCGTTTGGTCTTGCGCAGACTACATCCATCGCATTGGCCGTACGGGTCGTGCCGGGAAGAGCGGCGTGGCAATGACCTTCCTCACCAAAGAGGACTCGTCGGTGTTCTACGACCTGAAGCAGGCCATCTTGGAGAGCCCCGTGTCCACGTGCCCCCCCGAGCTGACCAACCATCCGGACGCCCAGCACA harbors:
- the ddx23 gene encoding probable ATP-dependent RNA helicase DDX23: MAGDSSEKRDLEGSGARERKRSRSRSRDRDRKGSPGKDRKRHRSRERKRSRSRSKSAERDRRQKDKERDREKDRDRSRKDRDRDKDSHRRDKDRSRKSRSTSPKSRDAKLKREKDVKKEEDDEEDKKKEKVQPLSLEELLAKKKAEEEAEAKPKFLSKAEREAEALKRRELVAEERRRQIDDERRKRRVFQDIGRKMLEDPQERERRERRERMERENNGNEDDEGRQKIREEKDKSKELHAIKERYLGGVKKRRRTRHLNDRKFVFEWDASEDTSIDYNPLYKEKHQVQLYGRGFIAGIDLKQQKRDQSRFYGDLMEKRRTMEEKEQEEQRLKKMRKKEAKQRWDDRHWSQKKLDEMTDRDWRIFREDYSITTKGGKIPNPIRNWKEYDLPAHILEVIDKCGYKDPTPIQRQAIPIGLQNRDIIGVAETGSGKTAAFLIPLLVWITTLPKIDRLEDSDQGPYAVILAPTRELAQQIEEETIKFGKPLGIRTVAVIGGISREDQGFRLRMGCEIVIATPGRLIDVLENRYLVLSRCTYVVLDEADRMIDMGFEPDVQKILEHIPVTNQKPDTDEAEDPEKMTLNFESGKHKYRQTVMFTATMPPAVERLARSYLRRPAVVYIGSAGKPHERVEQKVILMSEGEKRKKLLEVLSHGFEPPIIIFVNQKKGCDVLAKSLEKMGYNACTLHGGKGQEQREFALSNLKAGAKDILVATDVAGRGIDIQDVSMVVNYDMAKNIEDYIHRIGRTGRAGKSGVAMTFLTKEDSSVFYDLKQAILESPVSTCPPELTNHPDAQHKPGTILTKKRREETIFA